The following proteins come from a genomic window of Corallococcus sp. NCRR:
- a CDS encoding FRG domain-containing protein — protein sequence MQERHVTSWLELQDLLFAGSWNEPLGRFRTSFVFRGVPDATLDLTATLNRQGAFVRQERDLLRAFRKYARGVPGTERLTSIWDWLALAQHHGMPTRLLDWTFSPYVALHFMTERVDLLEHDGAVWCVDYHQTNQQLPRPLREQLRLEGADVFTAEMLATVAGDLATFDGLGENPFVLFFEPPSLDARIVNQFALFSVMNGPGLSLNEFLGHQHQGVRRLVVPAKLKWEIRDKLDQANITERVLFPGLDGLSRWLRRYYAPRPR from the coding sequence ATGCAGGAGCGGCACGTCACATCCTGGTTGGAGCTGCAGGACCTGCTGTTCGCGGGCTCATGGAACGAGCCGCTGGGCCGGTTCCGCACGAGCTTCGTGTTCCGGGGCGTTCCGGACGCGACGCTGGATTTGACGGCGACGTTGAACCGCCAGGGGGCGTTCGTGCGGCAGGAGCGGGACCTGCTGCGGGCCTTCCGCAAGTACGCGCGGGGCGTGCCGGGCACGGAGCGGCTGACGTCCATCTGGGACTGGCTGGCGCTGGCGCAGCATCACGGGATGCCGACGCGGCTGTTGGATTGGACGTTCAGTCCCTACGTGGCGCTGCACTTCATGACGGAGCGCGTGGACCTGCTGGAGCACGACGGCGCGGTCTGGTGCGTGGACTATCACCAGACGAACCAGCAGTTGCCCCGGCCGCTGCGTGAGCAGTTGCGGTTGGAGGGGGCGGACGTGTTCACGGCGGAGATGCTGGCGACGGTGGCGGGGGACCTGGCGACGTTCGACGGGCTGGGAGAGAACCCGTTCGTGTTGTTCTTCGAGCCGCCGTCGCTGGATGCGCGCATCGTGAACCAGTTCGCGCTGTTCTCGGTGATGAACGGGCCGGGGCTGAGCCTGAACGAGTTCCTGGGACATCAGCACCAGGGCGTGCGCCGGCTGGTGGTGCCGGCGAAGCTCAAGTGGGAAATCAGGGACAAGCTCGACCAGGCGAACATCACCGAGCGGGTCCTCTTCCCCGGCCTGGACGGCCTCAGCCGCTGGCTGCGCCGCTACTACGCTCCGCGTCCCCGGTAG